From a region of the Mycobacterium intracellulare ATCC 13950 genome:
- a CDS encoding phosphoketolase family protein — protein MTHATALSDDELALIDKYWRAANYLSVGQIYLLDNPLLTEPLTIDHVKPRLLGHWGTTPGLNLVYAHLNRVIRHRDADVIYVTGPGHGGPGLVANAYLEGTYSEVYTGIEEDTEGLRKLFRQFSFPGGIPSHVAAQTPGSIHEGGELGYALVHAYGAALDNPYLVVACVVGDGEAETGPLAASWHSNKFLNPVTDGAVLPILALNGYKIANPTVLARIPHAELESLLRGYGYRPITVAGDDPADVHRQLAAALDDAFDDIAAIQSAARGGNGVERPVWPMIVLRTPKGWTGPKMVDGKKVEGTWRSHQVPLAATRDNPEHRAQLEEWLRSYGPGELFDENGRLRPELRALAPSGDRRMSANPHANGGLLLHDLDLPDFRDYAVAVERPAAVTHEATRVLGGFLRDVIARNKDRFRLMGPDETASNRLDAVYGSTDKVWLSEIEPDDEHLAPDGRVMEVLSEHLCQGWLEGYLLTGRHGLFNCYEAFVHIVDSMLNQHAKWLATSRELPWRRPIASLNYLLSSHVWRQDHNGASHQDPGFIDLVANKRPELTRVYLPPDGNTLLSVADHCLRSRDYINVIVAGKQPALAYLDMDEAVAHCTRGLGIWEWASTATDDPDVVLACAGDIPTLETLAAADILRSELPELAVRVVNVVDLMRLQPDTEHPHGLPDREFDALFTPDRPVIFAYHGYPWLIHRLTYSRTNHAHMHVRGFKERGTTTTPFDMVMLNDLDRFHLVMDVIDRVDGLASRAAMLRQRMVDARLAARMYTREHGEDDPKISGWTWGPSD, from the coding sequence ATGACCCACGCAACCGCGCTCTCCGACGACGAACTCGCCCTGATCGACAAGTACTGGCGTGCCGCCAATTATCTGTCGGTCGGGCAGATCTACCTACTGGACAACCCGCTGCTCACCGAGCCGCTGACCATCGATCACGTCAAACCGCGGTTGCTGGGTCACTGGGGCACCACCCCCGGGCTCAACCTCGTCTACGCGCACCTGAACCGGGTCATCCGCCACCGCGACGCCGACGTCATCTACGTGACCGGGCCGGGGCACGGCGGACCGGGGCTGGTCGCCAACGCCTACCTGGAAGGCACCTACAGCGAGGTCTACACGGGCATCGAGGAGGACACCGAGGGCCTGCGCAAGCTGTTCCGGCAGTTCTCCTTCCCCGGCGGCATCCCCAGCCACGTCGCGGCCCAGACGCCGGGATCCATCCACGAGGGCGGCGAGCTCGGCTACGCGCTGGTGCACGCCTACGGCGCCGCGCTGGACAACCCGTATCTGGTGGTGGCCTGCGTCGTCGGTGACGGCGAGGCCGAAACCGGGCCGCTGGCCGCCAGCTGGCACTCCAACAAGTTCCTCAACCCCGTCACCGACGGCGCCGTGCTGCCGATCCTGGCGCTCAACGGCTACAAGATCGCCAACCCGACGGTGCTGGCCCGCATCCCGCACGCCGAACTGGAATCGCTGCTGCGCGGCTACGGGTACCGCCCGATCACGGTCGCCGGTGACGACCCGGCCGATGTGCATCGGCAACTTGCCGCCGCCCTCGACGACGCCTTCGACGACATCGCCGCCATCCAGAGTGCGGCCCGCGGCGGCAACGGGGTCGAGCGGCCCGTGTGGCCGATGATCGTGCTGCGTACCCCCAAGGGCTGGACCGGGCCAAAGATGGTGGACGGCAAGAAGGTTGAGGGCACCTGGCGCTCGCACCAGGTGCCGCTGGCCGCGACGCGCGACAACCCCGAACACCGTGCCCAGCTCGAAGAGTGGCTGCGCAGCTATGGGCCCGGGGAGCTTTTCGACGAAAACGGCCGGCTGCGGCCGGAGCTGCGGGCGCTGGCGCCCAGCGGGGATCGCCGGATGAGCGCCAACCCCCACGCCAACGGCGGGCTGTTGCTGCACGACCTCGACCTGCCCGACTTCCGCGACTACGCCGTCGCCGTCGAGCGACCGGCGGCCGTCACGCACGAGGCGACCCGGGTGCTGGGCGGGTTCCTGCGCGACGTGATCGCCCGCAACAAGGACCGATTCCGGCTCATGGGGCCCGACGAGACGGCCTCCAACCGGCTCGACGCCGTCTACGGATCGACCGACAAGGTGTGGCTGTCCGAGATCGAGCCCGACGACGAGCACCTGGCGCCCGATGGTCGCGTCATGGAGGTGCTGTCCGAGCACCTGTGCCAGGGCTGGCTGGAGGGCTACCTGCTGACGGGGCGGCACGGCCTGTTCAACTGCTACGAGGCGTTCGTGCACATCGTCGACTCGATGCTGAACCAGCACGCGAAATGGCTTGCCACCAGCCGGGAATTGCCGTGGCGGCGGCCGATCGCGTCGCTGAACTACCTGCTGAGCTCGCACGTGTGGCGGCAGGACCACAACGGGGCGTCCCACCAGGACCCGGGGTTCATCGACCTGGTCGCCAACAAGCGGCCCGAGCTGACCCGGGTGTACCTGCCGCCGGACGGTAACACGCTGCTGTCGGTGGCCGATCACTGCCTGCGCAGCCGCGACTACATCAACGTCATCGTCGCCGGCAAGCAGCCCGCGCTGGCCTATCTCGACATGGATGAGGCCGTCGCGCACTGCACCCGCGGGCTGGGCATCTGGGAGTGGGCGAGCACCGCGACCGACGACCCCGACGTGGTGCTGGCGTGCGCCGGGGACATCCCGACACTCGAGACGCTGGCCGCCGCCGACATCCTGCGCTCCGAGCTGCCGGAGCTGGCCGTCCGCGTGGTCAACGTCGTCGACCTGATGCGGCTGCAGCCCGACACCGAGCACCCGCATGGCCTGCCGGACCGCGAATTCGACGCGTTGTTCACCCCGGACAGGCCGGTGATCTTCGCCTACCACGGCTATCCGTGGTTGATCCACCGGCTGACCTACAGCCGCACCAACCACGCGCATATGCACGTGCGCGGCTTCAAGGAACGCGGCACCACGACGACGCCCTTCGACATGGTGATGCTCAACGATTTGGACCGCTTCCATCTGGTCATGGATGTCATCGACCGGGTCGACGGATTGGCCAGCCGCGCCGCCATGCTGCGGCAGCGCATGGTCGACGCCCGCCTGGCCGCGCGGATGTACACCCGCGAGCACGGGGAGGACGACCCGAAGATTTCGGGGTGGACCTGGGGCCCGAGCGACTGA
- a CDS encoding CPBP family intramembrane glutamic endopeptidase, whose amino-acid sequence MHEAGTVDVHPVASQPSALHRFRIHLDIGVVVVVLVLTDLIAHFTTPWASVGTVPAAAVGLVILMRCRGLGWADLGLGREHWKPGLGYALAAVAVVASVIAVGVLLPATRPMFLNNRYATISGAMVASMVIIPLQTVIPEELAFRGVLHGALNRAWGFRGVALAGSLLFGLWHVATSFGLTSSNVGFTRLFGGGIVGMVAGVAGAVVATGAAGFVFSWLRRRSGSLIAPIALHWSLNGLGALAAAFVWHLST is encoded by the coding sequence ATGCATGAGGCCGGCACAGTCGACGTTCACCCTGTGGCGTCCCAGCCTTCGGCACTGCACCGGTTCCGGATCCACCTGGACATCGGCGTCGTCGTCGTGGTTCTCGTCCTGACGGATTTGATCGCGCATTTCACCACGCCATGGGCGAGCGTCGGCACGGTCCCGGCCGCCGCCGTCGGGCTGGTCATCTTGATGCGGTGCCGCGGTTTGGGCTGGGCGGACCTCGGCCTCGGGCGCGAGCACTGGAAGCCGGGACTGGGCTATGCGCTGGCGGCCGTGGCGGTGGTGGCCTCGGTGATCGCGGTCGGCGTGCTGCTGCCGGCGACCCGGCCGATGTTCCTGAACAACCGCTATGCCACGATCTCGGGCGCGATGGTCGCCTCGATGGTCATCATCCCGCTGCAGACCGTCATCCCCGAGGAGCTGGCGTTTCGGGGCGTCCTGCACGGCGCGCTCAACCGGGCGTGGGGTTTTCGCGGGGTCGCGCTGGCGGGCTCGCTGCTGTTCGGGCTGTGGCACGTGGCCACGTCGTTCGGACTGACCAGCAGCAACGTGGGGTTCACCCGGCTGTTCGGCGGCGGGATCGTGGGAATGGTGGCGGGGGTGGCCGGCGCCGTGGTGGCGACGGGAGCCGCGGGGTTCGTCTTCAGCTGGCTGCGCCGGCGCAGCGGCAGCCTGATCGCGCCGATCGCGTTGCACTGGTCCCTGAATGGGCTCGGTGCGCTCGCCGCCGCGTTCGTGTGGCACCTGTCCACCTGA
- a CDS encoding zinc-binding alcohol dehydrogenase family protein: protein MASPVTTTAMRAWRVRRPGPMDTGPLEQVTTEVPRPGPSELLVAVRACGVCRTDLHVTEGDLPVHREQVTPGHEVVGEVVEIGPEAGDEFRVGDRVGIAWLRHTCGVCKYCRRGDENLCPKSRYTGWDADGGYAEFATVPAAFAHPLPGGYSDSELAPLLCAGIIGYRSLLRAELPPGGRLGLYGFGGSAHITAQVALAQGAEVHVMTRGARARELALELGAASAQGAADAPPAPLDAAILFAPVGDLVLPALQALDRGGTLAIAGIHLSDIPALNYQRHLFQERQVRSVTSNTRADARAFLDFAGEHHIEVTTPEYPLGQADRALTDLSAGRIAGAAVLLV from the coding sequence ATGGCATCACCGGTGACCACCACCGCAATGCGCGCCTGGCGCGTTCGTCGACCCGGGCCGATGGATACTGGCCCGCTCGAGCAGGTCACCACCGAGGTGCCGCGGCCGGGCCCGTCCGAACTGCTGGTGGCCGTGCGAGCGTGCGGGGTGTGCCGGACCGACCTGCACGTCACCGAAGGCGACCTTCCCGTCCACCGCGAGCAGGTCACGCCCGGGCACGAGGTGGTGGGCGAGGTCGTCGAAATCGGCCCCGAGGCCGGCGACGAGTTCCGGGTGGGGGACCGGGTGGGTATCGCCTGGCTACGCCACACCTGTGGCGTGTGCAAGTACTGCCGCCGCGGCGACGAGAACCTCTGCCCGAAATCCCGCTACACCGGCTGGGACGCCGACGGCGGCTACGCCGAATTCGCCACCGTCCCGGCCGCTTTCGCGCACCCCCTGCCCGGCGGGTACAGCGACAGCGAACTCGCACCGTTGTTGTGCGCGGGCATCATCGGTTACCGCTCGCTGCTTCGCGCCGAGCTGCCGCCCGGCGGGCGGCTGGGCCTCTACGGTTTCGGCGGCAGCGCGCACATCACCGCGCAGGTCGCCCTCGCGCAGGGCGCAGAGGTGCACGTGATGACCCGCGGAGCCCGGGCCCGCGAGCTGGCGTTGGAACTCGGCGCCGCATCCGCACAAGGCGCGGCGGATGCGCCCCCGGCGCCACTGGACGCCGCGATCCTGTTCGCTCCCGTCGGTGATCTGGTGCTGCCCGCGCTGCAGGCGCTGGATCGCGGTGGCACGCTGGCGATCGCCGGGATCCACCTCTCGGATATCCCGGCGCTGAACTACCAGCGTCACCTGTTTCAGGAACGCCAGGTCCGGTCGGTCACCTCCAACACCCGGGCCGACGCGCGGGCCTTCCTCGATTTCGCGGGCGAGCACCACATCGAGGTGACCACGCCCGAATATCCTCTCGGACAAGCCGATCGGGCGTTGACGGATCTGAGCGCCGGGCGCATCGCGGGCGCGGCGGTGCTGCTGGTGTGA